One part of the Streptomyces nigra genome encodes these proteins:
- a CDS encoding plasmid stabilization protein, with protein MPAGSSQKRERQYEHIKKSAQDRGESPSRAKEMASRTVNKERARSGESRTASRTSIQDKSSGQRGGERSGKGPQGPTRDQLYEEAKKKNIHGRSDMNKSQLKQALGK; from the coding sequence ATGCCGGCCGGTTCGAGCCAGAAGCGGGAACGCCAGTACGAGCACATCAAGAAGAGCGCCCAGGACCGGGGCGAGAGCCCCTCGCGCGCCAAGGAGATGGCCTCGCGGACGGTGAACAAGGAGCGTGCCCGCTCCGGTGAGTCCAGGACGGCGAGCCGCACCTCGATCCAGGACAAGTCCTCGGGGCAGCGGGGCGGCGAGCGGTCCGGGAAGGGGCCGCAGGGCCCTACCCGGGACCAGCTGTACGAGGAGGCGAAGAAGAAGAACATCCACGGGCGTTCGGACATGAACAAGAGCCAGCTCAAGCAGGCACTGGGCAAGTGA
- a CDS encoding endonuclease V, giving the protein MTTVRVPAGWPATEEEARAVQDELRRRVVLDEPGPAPGTGHVTGVDVAYDDERDVVAAAAVVLDAATLDVVAESTAVGRISFPYVPGLLAFRELPTVLAALDALPCPPGLVVCDGYGLAHPRRFGLASHLGVLTGLPTIGVAKNPFTFTYDAPATRRGSATPLLAGSEEVGSALRTRDGVKPVFVSVGHRTTLPTARAHVLTLTPKYRLPETTRHADTLCRRALKEATASG; this is encoded by the coding sequence ATGACGACCGTGAGGGTGCCCGCGGGCTGGCCCGCGACCGAGGAAGAGGCCCGCGCCGTCCAGGACGAGCTGCGGCGCCGGGTCGTGCTCGACGAACCGGGCCCGGCGCCCGGCACCGGGCATGTCACCGGGGTGGACGTGGCCTACGACGACGAGCGGGACGTGGTGGCTGCGGCGGCCGTCGTCCTGGACGCGGCGACCCTGGACGTCGTCGCCGAGTCCACCGCGGTCGGGCGGATCTCCTTCCCGTACGTCCCCGGTCTGCTCGCCTTCCGCGAGCTGCCGACGGTGCTGGCGGCCCTGGACGCCCTGCCGTGCCCGCCCGGCCTCGTCGTCTGCGACGGCTACGGCCTCGCCCACCCCCGCCGCTTCGGCCTCGCCAGCCACCTCGGCGTCCTCACCGGCCTCCCCACGATCGGCGTCGCCAAGAACCCCTTCACCTTCACCTACGACGCCCCGGCCACCCGACGCGGCTCGGCCACCCCACTCCTGGCCGGCTCCGAGGAGGTGGGCAGCGCCCTGCGAACCCGGGACGGTGTCAAACCGGTCTTCGTCTCGGTGGGCCACCGCACGACCCTGCCCACGGCCCGCGCCCACGTCCTCACCCTGACCCCCAAGTACCGCCTCCCGGAAACGACCCGCCACGCGGACACCTTGTGCCGCCGGGCTCTGAAGGAGGCGACGGCCTCCGGGTAG
- the mmpA gene encoding morphogenic membrane protein MmpA → MTTHRAHKPLADPERPVERAVTAALVVGVLAGLGWIVGMVWTLVSWPV, encoded by the coding sequence ATGACGACTCACCGTGCGCACAAGCCGCTTGCCGATCCCGAGCGTCCCGTCGAGCGGGCCGTGACGGCCGCGCTCGTCGTGGGGGTGCTCGCGGGGCTCGGGTGGATCGTCGGGATGGTCTGGACGCTGGTGAGCTGGCCGGTCTGA
- a CDS encoding saccharopine dehydrogenase family protein, translated as MSRLSRSDRPYDIVLFGATGFVGVLTAEYLAAHAPEGLRWAIAGRSKAKLEALRAALPDAAGVDVLEADVADPASVRRLAGQARVVASTVGPYVPYGEDLVAACADTGADYLDLCGEPEFVDLTYVRHDARARETGARLVHACGFDSVPHDLGAYFTVRQLPEGVPLTVDAYVTADAAFSGGTFASALGQFARGRQMAAAARDRARHEPRLMGRRALAPTGAPRFAGEVGAWALPLPTIDPQIVKRSARALERYGPDFRYRHYAAVRRLPIAVGGVAATAALLTAAQLPPARRWLSDRLKPGEGPGPAKRAKSWFSVRFVGEGGGRRVFTEVAGGDPGYGETAKMFAESALCLAFDELPETAGQVTTAVAMGDTLIERLRAAGITFRVAATR; from the coding sequence ATGAGCAGGCTGAGCAGGTCGGATCGTCCGTACGACATCGTGCTCTTCGGGGCGACGGGGTTCGTGGGGGTGCTGACCGCGGAGTACCTCGCCGCGCACGCGCCCGAGGGACTGCGGTGGGCGATCGCGGGGCGCAGCAAGGCGAAGCTGGAGGCGCTGCGCGCGGCACTGCCGGACGCGGCGGGGGTCGACGTGCTGGAGGCCGACGTGGCCGACCCGGCGTCGGTGCGCCGGCTCGCCGGGCAGGCGCGTGTCGTGGCCTCGACGGTCGGGCCGTACGTGCCGTACGGCGAGGACCTGGTCGCTGCCTGCGCGGACACCGGCGCCGACTATCTCGACCTGTGCGGCGAGCCGGAGTTCGTGGACCTGACGTACGTCCGGCACGACGCACGCGCGCGCGAGACGGGCGCCCGGCTGGTGCACGCCTGCGGGTTCGACTCGGTCCCGCACGACCTCGGGGCGTACTTCACCGTGCGGCAGCTGCCGGAGGGGGTGCCGCTGACGGTCGACGCCTATGTGACGGCCGACGCCGCCTTCTCGGGCGGTACGTTCGCCTCGGCGCTCGGCCAGTTCGCGCGCGGCCGCCAGATGGCCGCCGCCGCCCGGGACCGCGCCCGGCACGAGCCGCGCCTGATGGGGCGGCGGGCGCTGGCGCCGACGGGGGCGCCCCGGTTCGCCGGGGAGGTCGGCGCGTGGGCGCTGCCGCTGCCGACGATCGACCCGCAGATCGTGAAGCGGTCCGCCCGGGCGCTGGAGCGCTACGGCCCCGACTTCCGCTACCGCCACTACGCGGCCGTACGGCGGCTGCCGATCGCGGTGGGCGGGGTCGCGGCGACGGCCGCCCTGCTCACGGCGGCCCAGTTGCCCCCGGCCCGGCGCTGGCTGTCCGACCGGCTCAAGCCGGGTGAGGGGCCGGGCCCGGCGAAGCGGGCGAAGAGCTGGTTCTCGGTGCGGTTCGTCGGCGAGGGCGGCGGGCGGCGGGTGTTCACGGAGGTGGCCGGGGGCGACCCGGGCTACGGCGAGACGGCCAAGATGTTCGCCGAGTCGGCGCTCTGCCTGGCCTTCGACGAGCTGCCGGAGACGGCCGGGCAGGTCACCACGGCGGTCGCGATGGGCGACACCCTGATCGAACGGCTGCGCGCGGCGGGCATCACGTTCCGGGTGGCAGCCACGCGCTGA
- a CDS encoding MmcQ/YjbR family DNA-binding protein, with protein MTVPRTALKKWEKVREFALGLPGATEDFPWGDTVAKVSKKVFVFLGAPDSGYPLGVTVKLTDEAVHAHALTSPGAEPAGYGLGRSGWVRVPLEPAGAPAAGLLCEWVEESYRVIAPKRLTAELDAR; from the coding sequence GTGACCGTGCCCAGGACTGCCCTGAAGAAGTGGGAAAAAGTGCGCGAGTTCGCCCTCGGCCTGCCCGGCGCGACGGAGGACTTCCCCTGGGGGGACACCGTGGCGAAGGTCAGCAAGAAGGTGTTCGTCTTCCTCGGCGCCCCCGACAGCGGCTACCCCCTGGGGGTGACGGTGAAGCTGACGGACGAGGCGGTCCACGCCCACGCCCTGACCAGCCCGGGCGCGGAGCCCGCCGGATACGGGCTGGGCCGGTCGGGCTGGGTGCGGGTGCCCTTGGAGCCGGCGGGCGCCCCGGCGGCCGGGCTGCTGTGCGAGTGGGTGGAGGAGAGCTATCGCGTCATCGCCCCGAAACGGCTGACGGCGGAGCTCGACGCGCGCTGA
- a CDS encoding CaiB/BaiF CoA transferase family protein, whose product MGTTEGQGPLTGVRVVELAGIGPGPFAAMLLADLGADVVRVDRPGGPGLGIDPAHDITNRNKRSVIVDLKAPDGAARVLALVERADLLIESYRPGVAERLGVGPEDCHARNPRLVYGRMTGWGQDGPLADRAGHDIGYIALTGTLGMIGAPGEPPVVPANLLGDYAGGSLYLVVGLLAALHHARATGEGQVVDAAIVDGTAHLSAMIHGMLAAGGWQDRRGANLLDGGCPYYGTYETSDGRYIAVGALEPQFYEEFVTLLGLPEHIGARTDVRRWGELREAVAARFRTRTRDEWTAVFEGTDACVAPVLTLGEAPHHPHLAARGTFTDHGGITQPAPAPRFSATPTAVRTGPARPGADAADVARDWDLPAPAPHPEPTKGLA is encoded by the coding sequence ATGGGGACGACAGAAGGACAGGGCCCGCTCACCGGCGTGCGCGTGGTCGAGCTGGCCGGGATCGGGCCGGGCCCGTTCGCCGCCATGCTCCTCGCCGACCTGGGCGCGGACGTCGTCCGGGTGGACCGCCCCGGCGGCCCCGGCCTGGGGATCGACCCCGCCCACGACATCACCAACCGCAACAAGCGCTCGGTGATCGTCGACCTCAAGGCCCCCGACGGCGCCGCCCGCGTCCTCGCCCTCGTCGAACGCGCCGACCTGCTCATCGAGAGCTACCGCCCCGGCGTGGCCGAGCGTCTCGGTGTCGGTCCCGAGGACTGCCACGCCCGCAACCCCCGGCTGGTCTACGGCCGGATGACAGGCTGGGGCCAGGACGGCCCGCTCGCCGACCGCGCCGGCCACGACATCGGGTACATCGCGCTCACCGGCACCCTCGGCATGATCGGCGCCCCCGGCGAACCGCCCGTCGTCCCCGCCAACCTCCTCGGCGACTACGCGGGCGGCTCCCTCTACCTCGTCGTCGGCCTCCTCGCCGCCCTGCACCACGCGCGCGCGACCGGCGAGGGACAGGTCGTCGACGCCGCCATCGTCGACGGCACCGCCCACCTCTCCGCGATGATCCACGGCATGCTGGCCGCCGGCGGCTGGCAGGACCGGCGCGGCGCCAACCTCCTCGACGGCGGCTGCCCCTACTACGGAACCTACGAGACCTCCGACGGCCGGTACATCGCGGTCGGGGCCCTCGAGCCGCAGTTCTACGAGGAGTTCGTCACCCTGCTCGGCCTGCCCGAGCACATCGGCGCCCGTACGGACGTCCGCCGCTGGGGCGAGCTGCGCGAGGCGGTCGCCGCCCGCTTCCGGACCCGTACCCGCGACGAGTGGACGGCCGTCTTCGAGGGCACCGACGCCTGCGTGGCCCCCGTCCTCACCCTGGGCGAGGCCCCGCACCATCCGCACCTCGCCGCCCGCGGCACCTTCACCGACCACGGCGGCATCACCCAGCCGGCCCCGGCACCCCGCTTCTCGGCCACCCCCACCGCCGTACGCACCGGACCGGCGCGGCCGGGCGCCGACGCGGCGGACGTCGCCCGCGACTGGGACCTGCCCGCCCCGGCCCCGCACCCCGAACCCACGAAAGGCCTCGCATGA
- a CDS encoding acyl-CoA dehydrogenase family protein, translated as MKRQIFAPEHDAFRETVRAFLAREVLPHYAQWEKDGVVSRDAWRAAGKQGLLGFAVPEEYGGGGTDDFRYSAVLAEEFTRAGTPGLALGLHNDIIGPYLTGLATDEQKRRWLPGFCDGTLITAIAMTEPGAGSDLQGIRTHAEDHGDHWLLNGSKTFISNGILADLVIVVAKTTPEGGARGLSLLVVERGMEGFERGRNLDKIGQKAQDTAELFFHDVRVPKENLLGELDGAFVHLMTNLAQERLSIAVSAIAAAEHLLEITTAYVKEREAFGRPLATKQHIRFEVAEMATECAVTRTFLDRCIADHDRGELDAVHASMAKWWATELQKRVADRCLQLHGGYGYMNEHPVARAFTDGRIQTIYGGTTEIMKEIIGRSLLG; from the coding sequence ATGAAGCGGCAGATCTTCGCCCCCGAGCACGACGCGTTCCGGGAGACCGTGCGGGCCTTCCTCGCCAGGGAGGTGCTGCCGCACTACGCGCAGTGGGAGAAGGACGGCGTCGTCTCCCGGGACGCCTGGCGCGCGGCCGGCAAGCAGGGCCTGCTCGGCTTCGCCGTCCCCGAGGAGTACGGAGGCGGCGGCACCGACGACTTCCGCTACAGCGCCGTCCTCGCCGAGGAGTTCACCCGCGCCGGCACCCCCGGCCTCGCCCTCGGACTGCACAACGACATCATCGGCCCCTATCTGACCGGCCTCGCCACCGACGAGCAGAAGCGCCGCTGGCTGCCCGGCTTCTGCGACGGCACGCTCATCACGGCCATCGCCATGACCGAGCCGGGCGCCGGCTCCGACCTCCAGGGCATCCGCACCCACGCCGAGGACCACGGCGACCACTGGCTGCTCAACGGCTCCAAGACGTTCATCTCCAACGGCATCCTCGCCGACCTGGTGATCGTCGTCGCGAAGACCACCCCCGAGGGCGGCGCGCGCGGGCTGTCGCTGCTCGTGGTCGAGCGCGGCATGGAGGGCTTCGAACGGGGCCGCAACCTCGACAAGATCGGCCAGAAGGCCCAGGACACCGCCGAGCTGTTCTTCCACGACGTCCGCGTCCCCAAGGAGAACCTGCTCGGCGAGCTCGACGGCGCGTTCGTGCACCTGATGACGAACCTCGCGCAGGAGCGCCTCAGCATCGCCGTCTCCGCGATCGCCGCCGCCGAGCACCTGCTGGAGATCACCACCGCGTACGTCAAGGAGCGCGAGGCGTTCGGCCGCCCCCTGGCGACCAAGCAGCACATCCGCTTCGAAGTGGCCGAGATGGCCACCGAGTGCGCGGTCACCCGCACCTTCCTGGACCGCTGCATAGCGGACCACGACCGCGGTGAGCTCGACGCCGTGCACGCCTCGATGGCCAAGTGGTGGGCGACCGAGCTCCAGAAGCGCGTCGCCGACCGCTGTCTGCAACTGCACGGCGGGTACGGCTACATGAACGAACACCCGGTGGCACGGGCCTTCACGGACGGCCGCATCCAGACCATCTACGGCGGGACGACCGAGATCATGAAGGAGATCATCGGCCGTTCCCTGCTGGGCTGA
- a CDS encoding acetyl-CoA C-acetyltransferase — protein sequence MSTEAYLYDAIRTPRGRGKANGALHGTKPVDLVVGLIHEIRDRFPDLDPAAIDDIVLGVVGPVGDQGSDIARIAAIAAGLPDTVAGVQENRFCASGLEAVNLAAMKVRSGWEDLVLAGGVESMSRVPMASDGGAWFNDPMTNLDTNFVPQGIGADLIATIEGFTRRDVDEYAALSQERAATAWKEGRFDRSVVPVKDRNGLVVLDHDEHMRPGTTADSLGKLKPSFADIGDLGGFDAVALQKYHWVEKIDHVHHAGNSSGIVDGASLVAVGSKEVGERHGLTPRARIVSAAVSGSEPTIMLTGPAPATRKALAKAGLTIDDIDLVEINEAFAAVVLRFVKDMGLSLDKVNVNGGAIALGHPLGATGAMILGTLVDELERQDKRYGLATLCVGGGMGIATIVERI from the coding sequence GTGAGCACCGAAGCGTATCTGTACGACGCGATCCGCACCCCGCGCGGCCGTGGCAAGGCGAACGGCGCCCTGCACGGCACCAAGCCCGTCGACCTGGTCGTCGGGCTGATCCACGAGATCCGCGACCGCTTCCCGGACCTGGACCCGGCGGCCATCGACGACATCGTGCTCGGCGTCGTCGGCCCCGTCGGCGACCAGGGCTCCGACATCGCCCGGATCGCCGCCATCGCGGCCGGCCTGCCCGACACGGTGGCGGGCGTCCAGGAGAACCGCTTCTGCGCCTCCGGCCTGGAAGCCGTCAACCTGGCCGCGATGAAGGTCCGTTCCGGCTGGGAGGACCTGGTCCTCGCGGGCGGCGTCGAGTCCATGTCCCGGGTGCCGATGGCCTCGGACGGCGGCGCCTGGTTCAACGACCCGATGACCAACCTGGACACCAACTTCGTGCCCCAGGGCATCGGCGCCGACCTCATCGCCACCATCGAGGGCTTCACCCGCCGCGACGTCGACGAGTACGCGGCCCTCTCCCAGGAGCGGGCGGCGACGGCCTGGAAGGAGGGCCGCTTCGACCGGTCCGTCGTCCCGGTCAAGGACCGCAACGGCCTCGTCGTCCTCGACCACGACGAGCACATGCGCCCGGGCACCACCGCCGACTCCCTCGGCAAGCTCAAGCCGTCCTTCGCGGACATCGGCGACCTCGGCGGCTTCGACGCCGTCGCCCTGCAGAAGTACCACTGGGTGGAGAAGATCGACCACGTCCACCACGCGGGCAACTCCTCCGGCATCGTGGACGGCGCCTCCCTCGTCGCCGTCGGCAGCAAGGAGGTCGGCGAGCGCCACGGCCTCACGCCCCGCGCGCGGATCGTCTCCGCCGCCGTCTCCGGCTCCGAGCCCACCATCATGCTCACCGGCCCGGCGCCCGCCACCCGCAAGGCACTCGCCAAGGCCGGCCTGACCATCGACGACATCGACCTCGTCGAGATCAACGAGGCGTTCGCGGCGGTCGTCCTGCGCTTCGTCAAGGACATGGGCCTGTCGCTGGACAAGGTCAACGTCAACGGCGGCGCGATCGCCCTCGGCCACCCGCTCGGCGCCACCGGCGCCATGATCCTCGGCACGCTCGTCGACGAACTCGAGCGCCAGGACAAGCGGTACGGCCTCGCCACGCTCTGCGTCGGCGGCGGCATGGGCATCGCCACCATCGTCGAGCGCATCTGA
- a CDS encoding 3-hydroxyacyl-CoA dehydrogenase NAD-binding domain-containing protein — MSTESTTIRWEQDDTGVVTLVLDDPSQSANTMNQAFRDSLAVVTDRLEAEKDTIRGVIVTSAKKTFFAGGDLRDLIRVTPETAQDLFEGGMAIKRRLRRIETLGKPVVAALNGAALGGGYEIALACHHRIALDAPGSKIGCPEVTLGLLPGGGGVVRTVRMLGIADALLKVLLQGTQYTPKRALENGLVDDVAGTREELLAKARAYIDAHPESQQPWDRPGYRIPGGTRANPKFAANLPAFPANLRKQTGGAPYPAPRNILAAAVEGAQVDFETAQVIEARYFVELAAGQISKNMIQAFFFDLQAVNSGANRPKGVEPRKIRKVAVLGAGMMGAGIAYSCARAGIEVVLKDVTPEAAVKGKGYSETLCAKAVSRGRTTREKADALLARITPTADPQDVAGCDAVIEAVFENPELKHKVFREIQHIVEPDALLCSNTSTLPISVLAEGVERQADFIGLHFFSPVDKMPLVEIIKGEKTGEEALARAFDLVRQINKTPIVVNDSRGFFTSRVIGQFINEGVAMVGEGVEPASVEQAAAQAGYPAKVLSLMDELTLTLPRKIRNESKRAVEEAGGTWTPHPAEAVIDRMVDEFDRPGRSGGKGFYDYDESGKRAGLWPGLREHFTREGAEIPFRDMQERMLFAEALDTVRLLEEGVLTSVADANIGSILGIGFPGWTGGVLQYINGYEGGVAGFTARARELAEAYGERFTPPALLVEKAEKGETFTDGR; from the coding sequence ATGAGCACTGAATCCACCACCATCCGCTGGGAGCAGGACGACACCGGCGTCGTCACCCTCGTCCTGGACGACCCCAGCCAGTCCGCCAACACCATGAACCAGGCGTTCCGCGACTCGCTCGCCGTAGTCACGGACCGGCTGGAGGCGGAGAAGGACACCATCCGCGGTGTCATCGTCACCTCCGCCAAGAAGACCTTCTTCGCGGGCGGCGACCTGCGCGACCTCATCCGGGTCACCCCGGAGACCGCGCAGGACCTGTTCGAGGGCGGCATGGCGATCAAGCGCCGGCTGCGCCGTATCGAGACCCTCGGCAAGCCGGTCGTCGCCGCCCTCAACGGCGCGGCCCTCGGCGGCGGTTACGAGATCGCCCTCGCCTGCCACCATCGCATCGCGCTCGACGCGCCCGGCTCCAAGATCGGCTGCCCCGAGGTCACCCTCGGCCTGCTGCCCGGCGGAGGCGGCGTCGTCCGCACGGTCCGGATGCTCGGCATCGCCGACGCCCTGCTGAAGGTCCTCCTCCAGGGCACCCAGTACACCCCGAAGCGCGCCCTGGAGAACGGCCTCGTCGACGACGTCGCGGGCACCCGCGAGGAACTGCTCGCCAAGGCCCGCGCCTACATCGACGCCCACCCCGAGTCCCAGCAGCCCTGGGACCGGCCCGGCTACCGCATCCCCGGCGGCACCCGCGCGAACCCCAAGTTCGCGGCCAACCTGCCCGCCTTCCCGGCCAACCTGCGCAAGCAGACGGGCGGCGCCCCCTACCCGGCGCCCCGCAACATCCTCGCGGCGGCCGTCGAGGGCGCCCAGGTCGACTTCGAGACCGCGCAGGTCATCGAGGCGCGCTACTTCGTGGAGCTGGCGGCCGGCCAGATCTCCAAGAACATGATTCAGGCGTTCTTCTTCGACCTCCAGGCCGTCAACTCCGGCGCCAACCGGCCCAAGGGCGTCGAGCCCCGCAAGATCCGCAAGGTCGCCGTCCTCGGCGCCGGGATGATGGGCGCGGGCATCGCCTACTCCTGCGCCCGCGCCGGCATCGAGGTCGTCCTGAAGGACGTGACGCCGGAAGCCGCCGTCAAGGGCAAGGGCTACTCGGAGACGCTGTGCGCCAAGGCGGTCTCCCGGGGCCGTACGACGCGGGAGAAGGCCGACGCCCTGCTGGCCCGCATCACCCCGACGGCCGACCCGCAGGACGTGGCCGGCTGCGACGCGGTCATCGAGGCCGTGTTCGAGAACCCCGAGCTCAAGCACAAGGTGTTCCGGGAGATCCAGCACATCGTCGAGCCGGACGCGCTGCTGTGCTCCAACACCTCGACGCTGCCGATCTCCGTCCTCGCCGAGGGCGTGGAGCGCCAGGCCGACTTCATCGGGCTGCACTTCTTCTCGCCCGTCGACAAGATGCCGCTCGTCGAGATCATCAAGGGCGAGAAGACGGGGGAGGAGGCGCTCGCGCGCGCGTTCGACCTGGTCCGGCAGATCAACAAGACGCCGATCGTCGTCAACGACTCCCGCGGCTTCTTCACCTCCCGCGTCATCGGCCAGTTCATCAACGAGGGCGTGGCCATGGTCGGCGAGGGCGTCGAGCCCGCGTCGGTCGAGCAGGCGGCGGCGCAGGCCGGCTACCCCGCCAAGGTCCTGTCCCTGATGGACGAACTGACCCTGACGCTCCCGCGCAAGATCCGCAACGAGTCCAAGCGGGCCGTGGAGGAGGCGGGCGGCACCTGGACACCGCACCCCGCCGAGGCCGTCATCGACCGTATGGTCGACGAGTTCGACCGGCCGGGCCGCAGCGGCGGCAAGGGCTTCTACGACTACGACGAGAGCGGCAAGCGGGCCGGTCTGTGGCCGGGGCTGCGCGAGCACTTCACCCGCGAGGGCGCGGAGATCCCGTTCCGGGACATGCAGGAGCGCATGCTGTTCGCCGAGGCGCTGGACACCGTGCGGCTGCTGGAGGAGGGCGTCCTGACGTCCGTCGCCGACGCCAACATCGGCTCCATCCTGGGCATCGGCTTCCCCGGCTGGACGGGCGGCGTGCTCCAGTACATCAACGGCTACGAGGGCGGGGTGGCCGGCTTCACCGCCCGCGCCCGCGAGCTGGCGGAGGCCTACGGCGAGCGGTTCACGCCGCCGGCGCTGCTGGTGGAGAAGGCGGAGAAGGGGGAGACGTTCACCGACGGACGGTGA
- a CDS encoding MerR family transcriptional regulator encodes MTTGTGDSTLTIDELAARAGTTVRTVRFYGTKGLLPPPVLGPRRVGRYGREHLARLALIEELQHQGMTLAAIERYLQQLPPDLDAHDLAVHRAVVTSWAPESVETVARAELERRAGRTLGDTELERLTAMGVVLDGDGDTYRVDPGLLRLGVQLLDVPLSSEAILASRKVLIEHAREAARELSRLFRQEVEQRAAQDVKSLSASMQPLVVQAMLTAFQRSLREDLREWLGGGTRTDGEAPADG; translated from the coding sequence ATGACGACCGGCACCGGGGATTCGACCCTCACGATCGACGAGCTGGCCGCGCGCGCGGGGACGACGGTCCGCACGGTGCGGTTCTACGGCACCAAGGGATTGCTGCCGCCCCCGGTGCTCGGCCCCCGCCGGGTCGGGCGCTACGGACGCGAGCATCTGGCCCGGCTGGCGCTGATCGAGGAGCTCCAGCACCAGGGCATGACGCTGGCGGCCATCGAGCGGTACCTCCAGCAGCTCCCGCCGGATCTGGACGCGCACGATCTCGCCGTGCACCGGGCCGTCGTGACCTCGTGGGCGCCGGAGAGCGTGGAGACGGTCGCGCGGGCCGAGCTGGAGCGGCGGGCCGGGCGCACGCTCGGCGACACGGAGCTGGAGCGGCTGACCGCGATGGGCGTCGTCCTGGACGGCGACGGCGACACCTACCGCGTGGACCCGGGGCTGCTGCGGCTCGGGGTGCAGCTGCTGGACGTGCCGCTGTCCTCGGAGGCGATCCTCGCCTCGCGCAAGGTCCTCATCGAGCACGCGCGCGAGGCGGCGCGGGAGCTGTCGCGGCTCTTCCGGCAGGAGGTCGAGCAGCGGGCCGCGCAGGACGTGAAGTCGCTGTCCGCGTCGATGCAGCCGCTGGTGGTGCAGGCCATGCTGACGGCCTTCCAGCGGTCGCTGCGCGAGGACCTGCGGGAGTGGCTGGGCGGCGGCACCCGGACGGACGGGGAGGCACCGGCGGACGGCTGA
- a CDS encoding amino acid permease, with amino-acid sequence MSKDAVNTAVAATPEPAAKTPADAGDAGYSKDLKARHVNMIAIGGAIGTGLFLGAGGRLQSAGPALALAYLVCGVFAFFVVRALGELVLYRPSSGSFVSYAREFLGEKGAYVAGWMYFLNWSTTGIADITAIALYTHYWSLFTDIPQWLLALAALAVVLAVNLISVKIFGEMEFWFAIVKVATLVAFMLVGVFLLATRHEVGGTTPGLGVITDNGGILPHGAMPVVLVMQGVIFAYAALELVGVAAGETAEPEKVVPRAVNSIMWRVGLFYCGSVVLLALLLPGSVYSADESPFVTVLSKIGVPAAGDVMNLVVLTAAMSSLNSGLYSTGRILRSMATAGSAPKFTARMNRSQVPYGGILLTCAVCVLGVGLNYLVPSKAFEIVLNVASLGIISTWVIIMICHLVLVRRARAGLLRRPSFRLPGSPVTEIATIAFLLVCLGMMANDPEVGRKTLLLIPVIAAVLVAGWFTVRRRVAAS; translated from the coding sequence GTGAGCAAGGACGCCGTGAACACGGCAGTGGCCGCGACCCCCGAACCCGCGGCCAAGACGCCCGCGGACGCGGGCGACGCCGGTTACAGCAAGGACCTCAAGGCCCGCCACGTCAACATGATCGCCATCGGCGGGGCCATCGGCACCGGCCTCTTCCTCGGCGCGGGCGGACGCCTGCAGAGCGCGGGACCCGCGCTCGCCCTGGCCTACCTCGTCTGCGGCGTCTTCGCCTTCTTCGTGGTGCGCGCGCTCGGCGAGCTCGTCCTGTACCGGCCCTCGTCCGGGTCCTTCGTGTCGTACGCGCGCGAGTTCCTCGGTGAGAAGGGCGCCTACGTCGCCGGCTGGATGTACTTCCTGAACTGGTCCACGACCGGGATCGCCGACATCACCGCGATCGCGCTCTACACGCACTACTGGAGCCTGTTCACCGACATCCCGCAGTGGCTGCTGGCCCTGGCCGCCCTGGCGGTCGTCCTGGCCGTGAACCTGATCTCGGTGAAGATCTTCGGCGAGATGGAGTTCTGGTTCGCGATCGTCAAGGTCGCCACCCTCGTCGCCTTCATGCTGGTCGGCGTCTTCCTGCTCGCCACCCGGCACGAGGTCGGCGGCACCACCCCCGGCCTCGGCGTGATCACCGACAACGGCGGCATCCTCCCGCACGGCGCGATGCCCGTCGTCCTGGTCATGCAGGGCGTGATCTTCGCGTACGCCGCCCTGGAACTCGTCGGCGTCGCCGCGGGCGAGACCGCGGAACCGGAGAAGGTCGTCCCACGCGCGGTGAACTCGATCATGTGGCGGGTCGGCCTCTTCTACTGCGGCTCCGTCGTCCTGCTCGCCCTGCTGCTGCCCGGCTCGGTGTACTCGGCCGACGAGAGCCCCTTCGTCACCGTGCTGTCGAAGATCGGCGTCCCGGCGGCCGGTGACGTGATGAACCTCGTCGTCCTGACGGCCGCGATGTCCTCGCTGAACTCCGGCCTGTACTCCACGGGCCGCATCCTGCGCTCCATGGCGACGGCGGGCTCCGCCCCGAAGTTCACCGCCCGGATGAACCGCAGCCAGGTCCCCTACGGCGGCATCCTGCTCACCTGCGCCGTCTGCGTGCTCGGCGTCGGCCTGAACTACCTCGTGCCGAGCAAGGCGTTCGAGATCGTCCTGAACGTGGCGTCCCTGGGCATCATCTCCACCTGGGTGATCATCATGATCTGCCACCTGGTCCTCGTCCGCCGGGCCCGGGCGGGCCTGCTGCGCCGCCCGTCCTTCCGGCTCCCCGGCAGCCCGGTCACGGAGATCGCCACGATCGCCTTCCTGCTGGTCTGCCTCGGCATGATGGCCAACGACCCCGAGGTCGGCCGCAAGACCCTCCTCCTCATCCCCGTCATCGCCGCGGTGCTCGTCGCGGGCTGGTTCACGGTCCGCCGCCGGGTGGCTGCTTCCTAG